One window of Ziziphus jujuba cultivar Dongzao chromosome 5, ASM3175591v1 genomic DNA carries:
- the LOC107422643 gene encoding serine/threonine-protein kinase STY46 isoform X5, with product MTIMGDTESCGSRAVDFSPTLSRKHKQKVDIYDEVLHRLRDLNVAESWLPGFEDELWAHFCRLPTRYALDVNVETAQDVLMHKRLLHMARNPVTRPAVEVRLVQVRSSCASNSYGKVEAQCSEHVIKQSIHPPPAFGLSPDLEFDANKLYIPESDGIMNSKHLYYGPMHEITISTSDKPKLLCQLTSLLSEIGLNIQEAHAFSTIDGYSLDVFVVDGWALEETEQLRETLAKEIPRIEKHSRLNYQAISPVGEQEHGVQFIHNHLNIPPDENDLWEIDASLLKYEKRIASGSSGDLYKGTFCNQDVAIKVLKAGHLNETMQREFAQEVYIMRKVRHKNVVQFIGACTRHPNLCIVTEYMAGGSMYDFLKENSVLPLQSLLRVAIDVSKGMNYLHQSNIIHRDLKAANLLMDENGVVKVSDFGVARVRAQSGVMTAETGTYRWMAPEVIEHKPYDHKADVFSFGVVLWELLAGKLPYENLTPLQAAVGVVQKGLRPKIPRHAHPILVELLERCWLQDPSLRPEFSEIVGILQNMAKKTEERAGRKEKQSRIIPVSMQGRSPSGIVYRKF from the exons ATGACGATCATGGGAGACACAGAGAGTTGCGGTAGCAGAGCCGTTGATTTCTCGCCGACTCTGAGCCGAAAGCATAAACAGAAGGTTGATATCTACGACGAAGTTCTTCATCGACTCAGGGACTTGAATGTGGCAGAGTCATGGCTTCCTGGTTTCGAAGATGAGCTCTGGGCTCATTTTTGTCGCCTTCCTACTAG ATATGCATTGGACGTGAATGTGGAAACCGCACAAGATGTTCTTATGCATAAAAGATTACTGCATATGGCACGTAATCCTGTTACTAGACCTGCAGTTGAAGTCCGTCTTGTGCAG GTTCGTTCGTCTTGTGCCTCAAACTCATATGGAAAAGTGGAAGCACAGTGTTCTGAGCATGTCATCAAACAGAG TATTCATCCACCACCAGCCTTTGGTTTATCACCTGACCTCGAATTTGATGCAAACAAACTCTATATTCCAGAGTCCGATGGCATCATGAATTCCAAGCATCTATATTACGG GCCAATGCATGAGATTACAATTTCAACAAGTGACAAGCCAAAACTTCTCTGTCAG TTGACATCGTTATTGTCTGAGATTGGGCTGAACATTCAAGAAGCCCATGCTTTTTCCACAATAGATGGCTACTCTTTGgatgtttttgttgttgatGGTTGGGCACTTGAG GAGACTGAGCAGCTTAGAGAAACTCTGGCAAAAGAAATACCAAGGATTGAG AAGCATTCGAGGTTAAATTATCAGGCTATTTCCCCTGTTGGAGAGCAAGAACATGGAGTGCAGTTTATTCATAATCATTTAAACATACCACCTGATGAAAATGATCTCTGGGAAATTGATGCAAGCTTGTTGAAATATGAAAAGAGAATAGCATCTGGTTCGTCTGGCGATTT GTATAAAGGCACTTTCTGTAATCAAGATGTGGCTATTAAAGTTCTAAAGGCTGGGCACCTGAATGAAACAATGCAGAGGGAATTTGCTCAAGAAGTCTATATCATGAG GAAGGTTCGGCATAAGAATGTTGTCCAATTCATTGGGGCGTGTACCAGACATCCAAACCTATGCATTGTTACTG AATATATGGCTGGTGGAAGCATGTATGACTTTCTCAAAGAAAACAGTGTCTTACCTCTTCAGTCCTTGCTCAGAGTAGCAATTGATGTTTCCAAGGGCATGAACTATTTGCACCAAAGTAACATAATCCATAGAGACCTGAAAGCTGCTAATCTtttaatggatgaaaatggA GTTGTTAAGGTTTCTGATTTTGGTGTTGCTAGAGTGCGAGCTCAATCTGGCGTGATGACTGCAGAAACTGGAACTTATCGTTGGATGGCTCCAGAG GTTATTGAACACAAACCATATGATCACAAAGCTGATGTCTTTAGCTTTGGGGTTGTGCTGTGGGAGCTGCTTGCCGGAAAG CTTCCTTATGAGAACTTAACCCCGCTACAAGCAGCTGTCGGCGTGGTCCAGAAG GGCCTGAGGCCTAAAATTCCAAGGCATGCTCATCCGATTTTGGTTGAACTGTTGGAGCGGTGCTGGCTACAAGACCCATCATTAAGACCTGAATTCTCGGAAATTGTAGGAATTTTACAGAACATGGCCAAGAAG ACGGAGGAGAGGGCTGGCAGAAAGGAAAAGCAATCAAGGATAATACCAGTTAGTATGCAGGGAAGAAGCCCAAGTGGCAT AGTTTATCGCAAATTTTAG
- the LOC107422643 gene encoding serine/threonine-protein kinase STY8 isoform X1, giving the protein MTIMGDTESCGSRAVDFSPTLSRKHKQKVDIYDEVLHRLRDLNVAESWLPGFEDELWAHFCRLPTRYALDVNVETAQDVLMHKRLLHMARNPVTRPAVEVRLVQVRSSCASNSYGKVEAQCSEHVIKQSIHPPPAFGLSPDLEFDANKLYIPESDGIMNSKHLYYGPMHEITISTSDKPKLLCQLTSLLSEIGLNIQEAHAFSTIDGYSLDVFVVDGWALEETEQLRETLAKEIPRIEKHSRLNYQAISPVGEQEHGVQFIHNHLNIPPDENDLWEIDASLLKYEKRIASGSSGDLYKGTFCNQDVAIKVLKAGHLNETMQREFAQEVYIMRTLISLACLFFGTCRKVRHKNVVQFIGACTRHPNLCIVTEYMAGGSMYDFLKENSVLPLQSLLRVAIDVSKGMNYLHQSNIIHRDLKAANLLMDENGVVKVSDFGVARVRAQSGVMTAETGTYRWMAPEVIEHKPYDHKADVFSFGVVLWELLAGKLPYENLTPLQAAVGVVQKGLRPKIPRHAHPILVELLERCWLQDPSLRPEFSEIVGILQNMAKKTEERAGRKEKQSRIIPVSMQGRSPSGIVYRKF; this is encoded by the exons ATGACGATCATGGGAGACACAGAGAGTTGCGGTAGCAGAGCCGTTGATTTCTCGCCGACTCTGAGCCGAAAGCATAAACAGAAGGTTGATATCTACGACGAAGTTCTTCATCGACTCAGGGACTTGAATGTGGCAGAGTCATGGCTTCCTGGTTTCGAAGATGAGCTCTGGGCTCATTTTTGTCGCCTTCCTACTAG ATATGCATTGGACGTGAATGTGGAAACCGCACAAGATGTTCTTATGCATAAAAGATTACTGCATATGGCACGTAATCCTGTTACTAGACCTGCAGTTGAAGTCCGTCTTGTGCAG GTTCGTTCGTCTTGTGCCTCAAACTCATATGGAAAAGTGGAAGCACAGTGTTCTGAGCATGTCATCAAACAGAG TATTCATCCACCACCAGCCTTTGGTTTATCACCTGACCTCGAATTTGATGCAAACAAACTCTATATTCCAGAGTCCGATGGCATCATGAATTCCAAGCATCTATATTACGG GCCAATGCATGAGATTACAATTTCAACAAGTGACAAGCCAAAACTTCTCTGTCAG TTGACATCGTTATTGTCTGAGATTGGGCTGAACATTCAAGAAGCCCATGCTTTTTCCACAATAGATGGCTACTCTTTGgatgtttttgttgttgatGGTTGGGCACTTGAG GAGACTGAGCAGCTTAGAGAAACTCTGGCAAAAGAAATACCAAGGATTGAG AAGCATTCGAGGTTAAATTATCAGGCTATTTCCCCTGTTGGAGAGCAAGAACATGGAGTGCAGTTTATTCATAATCATTTAAACATACCACCTGATGAAAATGATCTCTGGGAAATTGATGCAAGCTTGTTGAAATATGAAAAGAGAATAGCATCTGGTTCGTCTGGCGATTT GTATAAAGGCACTTTCTGTAATCAAGATGTGGCTATTAAAGTTCTAAAGGCTGGGCACCTGAATGAAACAATGCAGAGGGAATTTGCTCAAGAAGTCTATATCATGAG GACATTAATCTCGCTTGCCTGTCTATTCTTTGGAACTTGTAGGAAGGTTCGGCATAAGAATGTTGTCCAATTCATTGGGGCGTGTACCAGACATCCAAACCTATGCATTGTTACTG AATATATGGCTGGTGGAAGCATGTATGACTTTCTCAAAGAAAACAGTGTCTTACCTCTTCAGTCCTTGCTCAGAGTAGCAATTGATGTTTCCAAGGGCATGAACTATTTGCACCAAAGTAACATAATCCATAGAGACCTGAAAGCTGCTAATCTtttaatggatgaaaatggA GTTGTTAAGGTTTCTGATTTTGGTGTTGCTAGAGTGCGAGCTCAATCTGGCGTGATGACTGCAGAAACTGGAACTTATCGTTGGATGGCTCCAGAG GTTATTGAACACAAACCATATGATCACAAAGCTGATGTCTTTAGCTTTGGGGTTGTGCTGTGGGAGCTGCTTGCCGGAAAG CTTCCTTATGAGAACTTAACCCCGCTACAAGCAGCTGTCGGCGTGGTCCAGAAG GGCCTGAGGCCTAAAATTCCAAGGCATGCTCATCCGATTTTGGTTGAACTGTTGGAGCGGTGCTGGCTACAAGACCCATCATTAAGACCTGAATTCTCGGAAATTGTAGGAATTTTACAGAACATGGCCAAGAAG ACGGAGGAGAGGGCTGGCAGAAAGGAAAAGCAATCAAGGATAATACCAGTTAGTATGCAGGGAAGAAGCCCAAGTGGCAT AGTTTATCGCAAATTTTAG
- the LOC107422643 gene encoding serine/threonine-protein kinase STY8 isoform X2, whose translation MTIMGDTESCGSRAVDFSPTLSRKHKQKVDIYDEVLHRLRDLNVAESWLPGFEDELWAHFCRLPTRYALDVNVETAQDVLMHKRLLHMARNPVTRPAVEVRLVQVRSSCASNSYGKVEAQCSEHVIKQSIHPPPAFGLSPDLEFDANKLYIPESDGIMNSKHLYYGPMHEITISTSDKPKLLCQLTSLLSEIGLNIQEAHAFSTIDGYSLDVFVVDGWALEETEQLRETLAKEIPRIEKHSRLNYQAISPVGEQEHGVQFIHNHLNIPPDENDLWEIDASLLKYEKRIASGSSGDLYKGTFCNQDVAIKVLKAGHLNETMQREFAQEVYIMRTLISLACLFFGTCRKVRHKNVVQFIGACTRHPNLCIVTEYMAGGSMYDFLKENSVLPLQSLLRVAIDVSKGMNYLHQSNIIHRDLKAANLLMDENGVVKVSDFGVARVRAQSGVMTAETGTYRWMAPEVIEHKPYDHKADVFSFGVVLWELLAGKLPYENLTPLQAAVGVVQKGLRPKIPRHAHPILVELLERCWLQDPSLRPEFSEIVGILQNMAKKTEERAGRKEKQSRIIPVSMQGRSPSGILNFI comes from the exons ATGACGATCATGGGAGACACAGAGAGTTGCGGTAGCAGAGCCGTTGATTTCTCGCCGACTCTGAGCCGAAAGCATAAACAGAAGGTTGATATCTACGACGAAGTTCTTCATCGACTCAGGGACTTGAATGTGGCAGAGTCATGGCTTCCTGGTTTCGAAGATGAGCTCTGGGCTCATTTTTGTCGCCTTCCTACTAG ATATGCATTGGACGTGAATGTGGAAACCGCACAAGATGTTCTTATGCATAAAAGATTACTGCATATGGCACGTAATCCTGTTACTAGACCTGCAGTTGAAGTCCGTCTTGTGCAG GTTCGTTCGTCTTGTGCCTCAAACTCATATGGAAAAGTGGAAGCACAGTGTTCTGAGCATGTCATCAAACAGAG TATTCATCCACCACCAGCCTTTGGTTTATCACCTGACCTCGAATTTGATGCAAACAAACTCTATATTCCAGAGTCCGATGGCATCATGAATTCCAAGCATCTATATTACGG GCCAATGCATGAGATTACAATTTCAACAAGTGACAAGCCAAAACTTCTCTGTCAG TTGACATCGTTATTGTCTGAGATTGGGCTGAACATTCAAGAAGCCCATGCTTTTTCCACAATAGATGGCTACTCTTTGgatgtttttgttgttgatGGTTGGGCACTTGAG GAGACTGAGCAGCTTAGAGAAACTCTGGCAAAAGAAATACCAAGGATTGAG AAGCATTCGAGGTTAAATTATCAGGCTATTTCCCCTGTTGGAGAGCAAGAACATGGAGTGCAGTTTATTCATAATCATTTAAACATACCACCTGATGAAAATGATCTCTGGGAAATTGATGCAAGCTTGTTGAAATATGAAAAGAGAATAGCATCTGGTTCGTCTGGCGATTT GTATAAAGGCACTTTCTGTAATCAAGATGTGGCTATTAAAGTTCTAAAGGCTGGGCACCTGAATGAAACAATGCAGAGGGAATTTGCTCAAGAAGTCTATATCATGAG GACATTAATCTCGCTTGCCTGTCTATTCTTTGGAACTTGTAGGAAGGTTCGGCATAAGAATGTTGTCCAATTCATTGGGGCGTGTACCAGACATCCAAACCTATGCATTGTTACTG AATATATGGCTGGTGGAAGCATGTATGACTTTCTCAAAGAAAACAGTGTCTTACCTCTTCAGTCCTTGCTCAGAGTAGCAATTGATGTTTCCAAGGGCATGAACTATTTGCACCAAAGTAACATAATCCATAGAGACCTGAAAGCTGCTAATCTtttaatggatgaaaatggA GTTGTTAAGGTTTCTGATTTTGGTGTTGCTAGAGTGCGAGCTCAATCTGGCGTGATGACTGCAGAAACTGGAACTTATCGTTGGATGGCTCCAGAG GTTATTGAACACAAACCATATGATCACAAAGCTGATGTCTTTAGCTTTGGGGTTGTGCTGTGGGAGCTGCTTGCCGGAAAG CTTCCTTATGAGAACTTAACCCCGCTACAAGCAGCTGTCGGCGTGGTCCAGAAG GGCCTGAGGCCTAAAATTCCAAGGCATGCTCATCCGATTTTGGTTGAACTGTTGGAGCGGTGCTGGCTACAAGACCCATCATTAAGACCTGAATTCTCGGAAATTGTAGGAATTTTACAGAACATGGCCAAGAAG ACGGAGGAGAGGGCTGGCAGAAAGGAAAAGCAATCAAGGATAATACCAGTTAGTATGCAGGGAAGAAGCCCAAGTGGCAT ctTAAACTTTATATGA
- the LOC107422643 gene encoding serine/threonine-protein kinase STY8 isoform X3, with protein MTIMGDTESCGSRAVDFSPTLSRKHKQKVDIYDEVLHRLRDLNVAESWLPGFEDELWAHFCRLPTRYALDVNVETAQDVLMHKRLLHMARNPVTRPAVEVRLVQVRSSCASNSYGKVEAQCSEHVIKQSIHPPPAFGLSPDLEFDANKLYIPESDGIMNSKHLYYGPMHEITISTSDKPKLLCQLTSLLSEIGLNIQEAHAFSTIDGYSLDVFVVDGWALEETEQLRETLAKEIPRIEKHSRLNYQAISPVGEQEHGVQFIHNHLNIPPDENDLWEIDASLLKYEKRIASGSSGDLYKGTFCNQDVAIKVLKAGHLNETMQREFAQEVYIMRTLISLACLFFGTCRKVRHKNVVQFIGACTRHPNLCIVTEYMAGGSMYDFLKENSVLPLQSLLRVAIDVSKGMNYLHQSNIIHRDLKAANLLMDENGVVKVSDFGVARVRAQSGVMTAETGTYRWMAPEVIEHKPYDHKADVFSFGVVLWELLAGKLPYENLTPLQAAVGVVQKGLRPKIPRHAHPILVELLERCWLQDPSLRPEFSEIVGILQNMAKKTEERAGRKEKQSRIIPVSMQGRSPSGM; from the exons ATGACGATCATGGGAGACACAGAGAGTTGCGGTAGCAGAGCCGTTGATTTCTCGCCGACTCTGAGCCGAAAGCATAAACAGAAGGTTGATATCTACGACGAAGTTCTTCATCGACTCAGGGACTTGAATGTGGCAGAGTCATGGCTTCCTGGTTTCGAAGATGAGCTCTGGGCTCATTTTTGTCGCCTTCCTACTAG ATATGCATTGGACGTGAATGTGGAAACCGCACAAGATGTTCTTATGCATAAAAGATTACTGCATATGGCACGTAATCCTGTTACTAGACCTGCAGTTGAAGTCCGTCTTGTGCAG GTTCGTTCGTCTTGTGCCTCAAACTCATATGGAAAAGTGGAAGCACAGTGTTCTGAGCATGTCATCAAACAGAG TATTCATCCACCACCAGCCTTTGGTTTATCACCTGACCTCGAATTTGATGCAAACAAACTCTATATTCCAGAGTCCGATGGCATCATGAATTCCAAGCATCTATATTACGG GCCAATGCATGAGATTACAATTTCAACAAGTGACAAGCCAAAACTTCTCTGTCAG TTGACATCGTTATTGTCTGAGATTGGGCTGAACATTCAAGAAGCCCATGCTTTTTCCACAATAGATGGCTACTCTTTGgatgtttttgttgttgatGGTTGGGCACTTGAG GAGACTGAGCAGCTTAGAGAAACTCTGGCAAAAGAAATACCAAGGATTGAG AAGCATTCGAGGTTAAATTATCAGGCTATTTCCCCTGTTGGAGAGCAAGAACATGGAGTGCAGTTTATTCATAATCATTTAAACATACCACCTGATGAAAATGATCTCTGGGAAATTGATGCAAGCTTGTTGAAATATGAAAAGAGAATAGCATCTGGTTCGTCTGGCGATTT GTATAAAGGCACTTTCTGTAATCAAGATGTGGCTATTAAAGTTCTAAAGGCTGGGCACCTGAATGAAACAATGCAGAGGGAATTTGCTCAAGAAGTCTATATCATGAG GACATTAATCTCGCTTGCCTGTCTATTCTTTGGAACTTGTAGGAAGGTTCGGCATAAGAATGTTGTCCAATTCATTGGGGCGTGTACCAGACATCCAAACCTATGCATTGTTACTG AATATATGGCTGGTGGAAGCATGTATGACTTTCTCAAAGAAAACAGTGTCTTACCTCTTCAGTCCTTGCTCAGAGTAGCAATTGATGTTTCCAAGGGCATGAACTATTTGCACCAAAGTAACATAATCCATAGAGACCTGAAAGCTGCTAATCTtttaatggatgaaaatggA GTTGTTAAGGTTTCTGATTTTGGTGTTGCTAGAGTGCGAGCTCAATCTGGCGTGATGACTGCAGAAACTGGAACTTATCGTTGGATGGCTCCAGAG GTTATTGAACACAAACCATATGATCACAAAGCTGATGTCTTTAGCTTTGGGGTTGTGCTGTGGGAGCTGCTTGCCGGAAAG CTTCCTTATGAGAACTTAACCCCGCTACAAGCAGCTGTCGGCGTGGTCCAGAAG GGCCTGAGGCCTAAAATTCCAAGGCATGCTCATCCGATTTTGGTTGAACTGTTGGAGCGGTGCTGGCTACAAGACCCATCATTAAGACCTGAATTCTCGGAAATTGTAGGAATTTTACAGAACATGGCCAAGAAG ACGGAGGAGAGGGCTGGCAGAAAGGAAAAGCAATCAAGGATAATACCAGTTAGTATGCAGGGAAGAAGCCCAAGTGGCATGTGA
- the LOC107422643 gene encoding serine/threonine-protein kinase STY8 isoform X4 yields the protein MTIMGDTESCGSRAVDFSPTLSRKHKQKVDIYDEVLHRLRDLNVAESWLPGFEDELWAHFCRLPTRYALDVNVETAQDVLMHKRLLHMARNPVTRPAVEVRLVQVRSSCASNSYGKVEAQCSEHVIKQSIHPPPAFGLSPDLEFDANKLYIPESDGIMNSKHLYYGPMHEITISTSDKPKLLCQLTSLLSEIGLNIQEAHAFSTIDGYSLDVFVVDGWALEETEQLRETLAKEIPRIEKHSRLNYQAISPVGEQEHGVQFIHNHLNIPPDENDLWEIDASLLKYEKRIASGSSGDLYKGTFCNQDVAIKVLKAGHLNETMQREFAQEVYIMRTLISLACLFFGTCRKVRHKNVVQFIGACTRHPNLCIVTEYMAGGSMYDFLKENSVLPLQSLLRVAIDVSKGMNYLHQSNIIHRDLKAANLLMDENGVVKVSDFGVARVRAQSGVMTAETGTYRWMAPEVIEHKPYDHKADVFSFGVVLWELLAGKLPYENLTPLQAAVGVVQKGLRPKIPRHAHPILVELLERCWLQDPSLRPEFSEIVGILQNMAKKVTDGGEGWQKGKAIKDNTS from the exons ATGACGATCATGGGAGACACAGAGAGTTGCGGTAGCAGAGCCGTTGATTTCTCGCCGACTCTGAGCCGAAAGCATAAACAGAAGGTTGATATCTACGACGAAGTTCTTCATCGACTCAGGGACTTGAATGTGGCAGAGTCATGGCTTCCTGGTTTCGAAGATGAGCTCTGGGCTCATTTTTGTCGCCTTCCTACTAG ATATGCATTGGACGTGAATGTGGAAACCGCACAAGATGTTCTTATGCATAAAAGATTACTGCATATGGCACGTAATCCTGTTACTAGACCTGCAGTTGAAGTCCGTCTTGTGCAG GTTCGTTCGTCTTGTGCCTCAAACTCATATGGAAAAGTGGAAGCACAGTGTTCTGAGCATGTCATCAAACAGAG TATTCATCCACCACCAGCCTTTGGTTTATCACCTGACCTCGAATTTGATGCAAACAAACTCTATATTCCAGAGTCCGATGGCATCATGAATTCCAAGCATCTATATTACGG GCCAATGCATGAGATTACAATTTCAACAAGTGACAAGCCAAAACTTCTCTGTCAG TTGACATCGTTATTGTCTGAGATTGGGCTGAACATTCAAGAAGCCCATGCTTTTTCCACAATAGATGGCTACTCTTTGgatgtttttgttgttgatGGTTGGGCACTTGAG GAGACTGAGCAGCTTAGAGAAACTCTGGCAAAAGAAATACCAAGGATTGAG AAGCATTCGAGGTTAAATTATCAGGCTATTTCCCCTGTTGGAGAGCAAGAACATGGAGTGCAGTTTATTCATAATCATTTAAACATACCACCTGATGAAAATGATCTCTGGGAAATTGATGCAAGCTTGTTGAAATATGAAAAGAGAATAGCATCTGGTTCGTCTGGCGATTT GTATAAAGGCACTTTCTGTAATCAAGATGTGGCTATTAAAGTTCTAAAGGCTGGGCACCTGAATGAAACAATGCAGAGGGAATTTGCTCAAGAAGTCTATATCATGAG GACATTAATCTCGCTTGCCTGTCTATTCTTTGGAACTTGTAGGAAGGTTCGGCATAAGAATGTTGTCCAATTCATTGGGGCGTGTACCAGACATCCAAACCTATGCATTGTTACTG AATATATGGCTGGTGGAAGCATGTATGACTTTCTCAAAGAAAACAGTGTCTTACCTCTTCAGTCCTTGCTCAGAGTAGCAATTGATGTTTCCAAGGGCATGAACTATTTGCACCAAAGTAACATAATCCATAGAGACCTGAAAGCTGCTAATCTtttaatggatgaaaatggA GTTGTTAAGGTTTCTGATTTTGGTGTTGCTAGAGTGCGAGCTCAATCTGGCGTGATGACTGCAGAAACTGGAACTTATCGTTGGATGGCTCCAGAG GTTATTGAACACAAACCATATGATCACAAAGCTGATGTCTTTAGCTTTGGGGTTGTGCTGTGGGAGCTGCTTGCCGGAAAG CTTCCTTATGAGAACTTAACCCCGCTACAAGCAGCTGTCGGCGTGGTCCAGAAG GGCCTGAGGCCTAAAATTCCAAGGCATGCTCATCCGATTTTGGTTGAACTGTTGGAGCGGTGCTGGCTACAAGACCCATCATTAAGACCTGAATTCTCGGAAATTGTAGGAATTTTACAGAACATGGCCAAGAAG GTTACAGACGGAGGAGAGGGCTGGCAGAAAGGAAAAGCAATCAAGGATAATACCAGTTAG
- the LOC107422643 gene encoding serine/threonine-protein kinase STY46 isoform X6: protein MTIMGDTESCGSRAVDFSPTLSRKHKQKVDIYDEVLHRLRDLNVAESWLPGFEDELWAHFCRLPTRYALDVNVETAQDVLMHKRLLHMARNPVTRPAVEVRLVQVRSSCASNSYGKVEAQCSEHVIKQSIHPPPAFGLSPDLEFDANKLYIPESDGIMNSKHLYYGPMHEITISTSDKPKLLCQLTSLLSEIGLNIQEAHAFSTIDGYSLDVFVVDGWALEETEQLRETLAKEIPRIEKHSRLNYQAISPVGEQEHGVQFIHNHLNIPPDENDLWEIDASLLKYEKRIASGSSGDLYKGTFCNQDVAIKVLKAGHLNETMQREFAQEVYIMRTLISLACLFFGTCRKVRHKNVVQFIGACTRHPNLCIVTEYMAGGSMYDFLKENSVLPLQSLLRVAIDVSKGMNYLHQSNIIHRDLKAANLLMDENGSASSIWRDDCRNWNLSLDGSRGKCSPDTNRWVVAIPFASLSLKHWNIFQAFVQK, encoded by the exons ATGACGATCATGGGAGACACAGAGAGTTGCGGTAGCAGAGCCGTTGATTTCTCGCCGACTCTGAGCCGAAAGCATAAACAGAAGGTTGATATCTACGACGAAGTTCTTCATCGACTCAGGGACTTGAATGTGGCAGAGTCATGGCTTCCTGGTTTCGAAGATGAGCTCTGGGCTCATTTTTGTCGCCTTCCTACTAG ATATGCATTGGACGTGAATGTGGAAACCGCACAAGATGTTCTTATGCATAAAAGATTACTGCATATGGCACGTAATCCTGTTACTAGACCTGCAGTTGAAGTCCGTCTTGTGCAG GTTCGTTCGTCTTGTGCCTCAAACTCATATGGAAAAGTGGAAGCACAGTGTTCTGAGCATGTCATCAAACAGAG TATTCATCCACCACCAGCCTTTGGTTTATCACCTGACCTCGAATTTGATGCAAACAAACTCTATATTCCAGAGTCCGATGGCATCATGAATTCCAAGCATCTATATTACGG GCCAATGCATGAGATTACAATTTCAACAAGTGACAAGCCAAAACTTCTCTGTCAG TTGACATCGTTATTGTCTGAGATTGGGCTGAACATTCAAGAAGCCCATGCTTTTTCCACAATAGATGGCTACTCTTTGgatgtttttgttgttgatGGTTGGGCACTTGAG GAGACTGAGCAGCTTAGAGAAACTCTGGCAAAAGAAATACCAAGGATTGAG AAGCATTCGAGGTTAAATTATCAGGCTATTTCCCCTGTTGGAGAGCAAGAACATGGAGTGCAGTTTATTCATAATCATTTAAACATACCACCTGATGAAAATGATCTCTGGGAAATTGATGCAAGCTTGTTGAAATATGAAAAGAGAATAGCATCTGGTTCGTCTGGCGATTT GTATAAAGGCACTTTCTGTAATCAAGATGTGGCTATTAAAGTTCTAAAGGCTGGGCACCTGAATGAAACAATGCAGAGGGAATTTGCTCAAGAAGTCTATATCATGAG GACATTAATCTCGCTTGCCTGTCTATTCTTTGGAACTTGTAGGAAGGTTCGGCATAAGAATGTTGTCCAATTCATTGGGGCGTGTACCAGACATCCAAACCTATGCATTGTTACTG AATATATGGCTGGTGGAAGCATGTATGACTTTCTCAAAGAAAACAGTGTCTTACCTCTTCAGTCCTTGCTCAGAGTAGCAATTGATGTTTCCAAGGGCATGAACTATTTGCACCAAAGTAACATAATCCATAGAGACCTGAAAGCTGCTAATCTtttaatggatgaaaatggA AGTGCGAGCTCAATCTGGCGTGATGACTGCAGAAACTGGAACTTATCGTTGGATGGCTCCAGAGGTAAGTGTTCTCCAGATACTAATCGATGGGTAGTAGCCATTCCATTTGCTTCATTGTCACTCAAACATTGGAATATCTTCCAAGCCTTTGTCCAAAAGTAA